A region of the Flintibacter sp. KGMB00164 genome:
CAGCTATCTCACCCTGGCCGCCTCTCTCATCGGAGCCACATCCCTTATTTTCTGCGCCAAGGGCAACCCAGCGGGACAGGTGCTGATGATCCTGTTCAGCCTGCTGTACGGGCTCATTTCCTTCTCCTTTGCCTACTACGGCGAGATGCTCACCTATCTGGGCATGACCGCCCCCATGGCTGTGGTGTCGCTGGTGTCCTGGCTGCGCAACCCCTTCCAGGGCAACCATTCCGAGGTGGAGGTCAACCGCCTCCCCCGGCGTGAGATCCCCTTTATGCTGGTACTTACCGCTGCGGTGACGGTGGTGTTCTACTTCCTGCTCCGCTTCTTCCACACCGCAAACCTGCTCCCCAGCACCCTGTCCGTCACCACCAGCTTTTTGGCCGTCTATCTCACCTTCCGCCGCAGCGCCTATTTCCCCCTGGCCTACGCCGCCAACGACCTGGTGCTGATCGTGCTGTGGACTCTGGCCGCTATGGAGGACCCCTCCTACCTGTCGGTGGTTATCTGCTTTGTGATGTTTCTGGTCAACGATGGATATGGCTTTCTCAGCTGGTCCCGGATGCAGAAGCGTCAGCAGCAGCGCCGGGAGGAACTAGCGTAACAGACTGCAAAACCCCGTACCACGTGGTACGGGGTTTTTTATGGCTTTTACTTTGCAAAGAAGTTCACCGTATAATCCCCCAGATTGAAAATCAGGGCGGGATCTTGGGTGCCGTCCTGGTAGGTGGTCATGGCTGCAACCGCCACGCCGCTTGTTTCATCCACATTCACCTCATAAATTGTGGATTTGGAATCCCTTTGACTTTGCTGGTACGTCCCTGTATAGGTGCGGTCATTGGTCCGGTCGGTAAGGGTGAGATTGCCGCCTTGGGCCTCACAGACCAGTTCGATCTGCTTTGCCCCCTCCAGCGTGCTGCTGCCCTTCTCTCCATAGGCCACCGCCTGTCCGCCTGCCTCCATACTCTGCACCGAGGTCATGACCCAGGTATATTCGTCGATTTTGGGCGTCTTACTGCTGCACCCTGTGAGAAGCACCAGCAGCAGCGCCAGCAACAAACCTGCTCGTTTCATGGTTTCTCCTTATTCTTTCCGGGTTTTGTATATTCCAATTCCGGCTATGACGGCCGCTGCGACAGCGATAACCCATGTCCCTGTTTGGACCAGGGTGGAGCCGCATAGGATGTTGGTCGGGCCGTCGTTCCCGCCAATAATGGTTGTATCGGCCCAAATACGCTCCATTGCCGCCTGATAAGAAAGCCACTCGATCAGCTGACAAAGAAGCACAAGGAGCGCAGCGGCTCCAAGGAGGACAAACACCGCCCGCCACAGTTTCCGCTGCCGCTCACATCGTGCTGCAAACT
Encoded here:
- a CDS encoding helix-turn-helix transcriptional regulator, whose protein sequence is MLSENLKHFRKAKGLSQEELAIKLHIVRQTVSKWEKGLSVPDSGMLIRLAEALDTSVTELLGETASSEPSSDESAELKAIAAKLELLNEQFAARCERQRKLWRAVFVLLGAAALLVLLCQLIEWLSYQAAMERIWADTTIIGGNDGPTNILCGSTLVQTGTWVIAVAAAVIAGIGIYKTRKE
- the pnuC gene encoding nicotinamide riboside transporter PnuC; the encoded protein is MKAAFGWLSRYFSRGELLLWGCSMGCILLSFAAFDRGSYLTLAASLIGATSLIFCAKGNPAGQVLMILFSLLYGLISFSFAYYGEMLTYLGMTAPMAVVSLVSWLRNPFQGNHSEVEVNRLPRREIPFMLVLTAAVTVVFYFLLRFFHTANLLPSTLSVTTSFLAVYLTFRRSAYFPLAYAANDLVLIVLWTLAAMEDPSYLSVVICFVMFLVNDGYGFLSWSRMQKRQQQRREELA